Genomic segment of Zerene cesonia ecotype Mississippi chromosome 7, Zerene_cesonia_1.1, whole genome shotgun sequence:
TATTGGCGCTCGACGCAAACACTAGCGCCCGACGCTATCACTCACGACCTGACTCTGCCGTGTGCCGTGTAATTTAACTTGAGATAGCGATACTACTGATAAGGCTCTTACTCATATTAAACGATTGTGAACGGAGTTGACATTGTGTTGTTTTATGGTGTAAGGAATTCACTTTATTAAACAtgtaattgttgttatttctgtaaatatattctcttatattatgtagaactTGTcagttcaatattttaataataagttaatagAGATGAATCCATAcagttgaaataattataataaataatacacacaaACAAGTACGTTCACTCAATAAATCTTTATCTACCGCATACTACACTATGTGTTTGAAATGGATTTCAGATTAGATTATAATCGATAAAACTTGATAATAATTCAATCACTAATTAATCAGAAATTGTTAATGTCAATAGTTGTTTGTTAcccacatttaaaaatatgtattttcctACCTTTCtgttgctttttaatttgatgtcAACGCAAGTGTTAGAAGCGCAAAGATGTGAAAAGGCTCAAGTGTGTATTACGGATTTATCTCAAACAGAATGTGGTGTAGGTTTTACTTTAACTCAAAATAGCCACATATTTGGCTGCTGCCCGGGTTGCACGCCGATAGGTGACTCGGGGGGTGACGgagacgatgatgatgattacaaTTTTGGTAAGCGTTCAGGAAactaagtaataataataactatacaTGCAATATGCAAGCTTAAATTAATGATGATGTGtctttatcataattattagtgtttatttttttaagtaaatattaattcaattactaGATCATCAATGCCGCCCCCCAGCCAACTGTTTAGCGAACGGATGGTATGCGCCTGTGCAATGCAAAGGCGATGTTTTTACTGGTAGGTAAGTGataattacaacaattatGAAATCTGACAAGAAGTCCTTTTTCGAACATCCGGAACATGAAAACGATTTCTATTCGCATTTACGTAACAAAAAATagcaaaacaattaataattcataggATATTGATTAAATTCAAGTTGAGTTATTATCTTTTCCTAGTAATTCCATCATGGAgataagtattaattattaaagttaacATACCACGACGAGGGTCGAActactgtatatttataaaataaaacaaggaacatcaattattattcCATGTGACGTCAGAACTCAGAACAAACAATGACTGAACTCGCATGTTTCACTGCACCAATTCATTTCTATTgacattaaatgtttatacatcACAGATGTTTCTGCACGGATAAAAACGGTAACAGAATATTTGGACAAATGTGGAGGAACCAAGCAAGCGAGATGACTTGTGGTAAGCATAGTTTTATGTGAGACTGTCAAAATTCTCACCTGCGACATAATAAAACTtgataaaaagcaaataaactaaaagtatcaaacaatgtaaaatatttttactacgCAAAGATTTTACagcaaagttataaaaattatccttaaTAATTAACTGTCGCACGGATGAAAATTGAAAGATACGTAGACATTTCACTTCAATGTCAAATAAACAGTCACGGGTccaataataagtatataaatataatatcatgtttaatattattttattctcatcCTTTAGccgataataataaaaaataaaattttctataaaaaaagacaCCGACATTCCAGCGAGGGATGTAGCACTCccgattctaaaatgggattAAATGGCAACaaattcctatcaaacacaaaaagaattccatcgaattgagaaccttctttgtttttgagaacgtttaaaaaaaattaaatatatttccagcATGTAGTAGGAGTAGACACGAATTGGAGGAGGAAGGGCATGTTGTTTCTCTGCACTGTTCATCCAATGGTGATTACGAGCCATTGCAATGCAGTGAAGGCATGTGTTGGTGCGTCGAAACAAAAACAGGTCAACCTACTGTCATTCCCGTACCTGAAAACGATATGAAGATGTTGCCTTGTTGTAAGTATCAGGATGTTACAGTTCTGTATTTCGTATTACGCACttttcagttatttatattatacctatttcAAATGGAACTCGAACAGGATATTAAGAATTCAGGAGTGGACGCCTTATTTTCAATTGACAGATTTATCAAAGAGAATCACAAGTAGGATGttgtcaatttttttacaacaataataattgccAATTAGATTAATCTAAAGTCTAAACTAATGATATAAAGAGGACACATGTGTGTTttagtatgtatgtttgtaatgttttcacacaaaaactattggaCCAATAAAAAAGTTCTTTCACAATACGGTGTGTGACGTAATTAATGGACACTATCAGGAGAATGATCAAAACATACACATTTTACTTATTCTCTTCTCACagttattaaatctttatttttgagtcaatttcaagtaataaagtaaaaaatacgatttttcttattattaagaaaaaaaactcttGAATTTCTGATCTTGAAACTCGGTgaccatatatttttttaaaccatatTAGATTATCCATAGGGAATAAAATTAGCAATTTACCATACATCTTCCAGTGATACTATGACAAAAACAGATTTTCAAAAATGCTTCATTTGGAGTCT
This window contains:
- the LOC119828231 gene encoding uncharacterized protein LOC119828231; the encoded protein is MSTQVLEAQRCEKAQVCITDLSQTECGVGFTLTQNSHIFGCCPGCTPIGDSGGDGDDDDDYNFDHQCRPPANCLANGWYAPVQCKGDVFTGRCFCTDKNGNRIFGQMWRNQASEMTCACSRSRHELEEEGHVVSLHCSSNGDYEPLQCSEGMCWCVETKTGQPTVIPVPENDMKMLPCYSASAVGEQYLRRCESIAFALATIHKEQSEHGTNFFGNPTTFCDYDGSYGPYQIQNGIAYCTGRDGKILGSWQVVVSEMAGINCNCARDSTIHFPERGMRVSEVCQPNGNYRANQVANNITYCVDSDGYSIDNRDDWPPACINAL